A genomic segment from Deltaproteobacteria bacterium encodes:
- a CDS encoding ABC transporter permease translates to DPVDLVVTPRALAMVFVMPLLAALFIVFGLFGAYAHRLAEELRHEPGTFRHVTYRIDPKRFRSRELLYLEP, encoded by the coding sequence CGATCCGGTCGACCTGGTCGTCACGCCGCGGGCGCTCGCCATGGTCTTCGTCATGCCGCTTCTCGCCGCCCTGTTCATCGTGTTCGGCCTCTTCGGGGCGTACGCGCACCGTCTCGCGGAGGAGCTTCGCCACGAGCCGGGGACGTTCCGGCACGTGACCTACCGGATCGATCCGAAACGATTCCGGAGTCGCGAGCTCCTTTACCTCGAACCTTGA
- a CDS encoding ABC transporter substrate-binding protein has product MKRLLIPMTSSAMGSRTNRSAVRSTLCIALLVAVAAAPAVAGAPQQCVRQTLDAVSAVLDDPHLQGSSKERDRSERVAKVIHEWFDFRAMARESLGSHWASLTPEQRDRFVGLFAQLFERSYDRLVLRFLGGSTTTYGTESVDAERAVVKTALHRKGGDEFPVDYRLSADGGVWKISDVVVDGVSLAGNFRAQFDKTIRASSYDALVQRIETKLAEEK; this is encoded by the coding sequence ATGAAGCGGTTGTTGATTCCCATGACGTCCTCAGCTATGGGCTCACGCACGAACCGTTCAGCTGTGAGATCGACGCTCTGTATCGCCCTGCTCGTCGCAGTCGCCGCCGCGCCTGCGGTCGCGGGAGCGCCGCAGCAATGTGTCCGCCAGACGCTCGACGCCGTGTCGGCGGTGCTGGACGACCCTCACCTCCAAGGATCGAGCAAGGAGCGCGACCGCAGCGAGCGGGTCGCGAAGGTCATACACGAGTGGTTCGACTTCCGGGCAATGGCGCGGGAGTCCCTCGGATCGCACTGGGCGAGTCTCACGCCCGAGCAGCGGGACCGGTTCGTCGGCCTCTTCGCGCAGCTCTTCGAGCGCTCGTACGACCGCCTCGTGCTGCGCTTCCTGGGCGGCAGCACGACGACCTACGGCACGGAGTCGGTCGACGCGGAGCGCGCGGTCGTGAAGACCGCGCTCCACCGCAAGGGCGGCGACGAGTTCCCGGTTGACTACCGCCTCAGTGCGGATGGCGGCGTCTGGAAGATCTCCGACGTCGTCGTCGACGGCGTGAGCCTCGCCGGGAACTTTCGCGCGCAGTTCGACAAGACGATCCGGGCGTCGTCGTATGACGCGCTCGTGCAGCGGATCGAGACGAAGCTGGCCGAAGAGAAGTAA